A single region of the Acidobacteriota bacterium genome encodes:
- a CDS encoding dicarboxylate/amino acid:cation symporter encodes MIAGGSVWYRQLHWQIAIAMVLGILAGLAGGEYLADKLGWIGQLFIKLLKMVIVPLVLTSIISGVASVGGSGLGRMFGKTLSYYVFTSFFAVLTGLVLVNLIQPGVGADLVDAETKEMPDVTVISSPVELILDIVPENIVAAGAETKMLSIILFAILLGISIASLPRRHREPLVGFIGAAFQAMMRLTSGIIRWVAPIGVFSLILTLVGTTGLGSFKALGLYALVLVIGLSFHLFFTLPLILRLVGGINPIIHFKNMVEPMVMAFSTSSSGATLPVTIRSVQKKVGVSNRVTSFVLPMGATVNMDGTALYECAGVLFIAQVMGVTMGFEQQLLIVVTALLASIGAAAVPSAGLVVIFIVLEAVNLTGPQVALIVGAMLAIDRPLDMYRTVVNVFSDSCGAAIIARSEGETEVDTVVAQG; translated from the coding sequence ATGATCGCAGGCGGATCCGTCTGGTACAGGCAGCTTCACTGGCAAATCGCCATCGCCATGGTACTGGGAATTCTGGCCGGCTTGGCCGGAGGCGAGTACCTGGCGGACAAGCTGGGTTGGATCGGGCAACTCTTCATCAAGCTGCTCAAGATGGTGATCGTTCCCCTGGTTCTCACCTCCATCATTTCAGGCGTGGCCTCGGTGGGAGGCAGCGGATTGGGCCGCATGTTCGGAAAGACGCTCAGCTACTACGTTTTCACCAGCTTTTTTGCCGTTCTCACCGGATTGGTGCTGGTCAATCTCATCCAGCCGGGCGTCGGAGCCGACCTTGTGGACGCGGAGACCAAGGAGATGCCCGACGTCACGGTGATAAGTTCGCCGGTGGAGCTGATCCTCGATATCGTTCCGGAGAACATCGTCGCCGCCGGCGCGGAAACCAAGATGCTCTCCATCATCCTGTTCGCGATTCTTCTGGGAATCAGCATCGCCAGCCTTCCCCGGCGCCACCGGGAACCCCTGGTGGGTTTCATCGGAGCGGCCTTTCAGGCGATGATGCGTCTCACCTCCGGCATCATCCGCTGGGTGGCTCCCATCGGTGTCTTTTCCCTGATCCTCACCCTGGTGGGAACCACCGGCCTGGGCTCCTTCAAGGCGTTGGGACTCTACGCGCTGGTCCTGGTCATCGGGCTCTCATTCCACCTGTTTTTCACGCTTCCGCTGATCTTGCGGTTGGTGGGCGGCATCAATCCCATCATCCATTTCAAGAACATGGTCGAACCCATGGTCATGGCCTTTTCCACCAGTTCGTCGGGCGCGACGCTGCCGGTGACCATCCGATCGGTGCAAAAGAAAGTCGGCGTCTCCAACCGCGTCACTTCGTTCGTGCTGCCCATGGGCGCCACCGTCAACATGGACGGAACGGCCCTCTACGAGTGCGCCGGGGTCCTGTTCATCGCCCAGGTGATGGGCGTCACCATGGGTTTCGAACAGCAGCTCCTGATCGTGGTGACGGCGTTGCTGGCCTCCATCGGCGCCGCGGCCGTCCCCTCAGCCGGTCTGGTGGTGATCTTCATCGTCCTGGAGGCCGTGAATCTGACGGGTCCGCAGGTGGCGTTGATCGTGGGAGCCATGCTGGCCATCGATCGCCCGCTGGACATGTACCGCACGGTGGTGAACGTCTTCAGCGACTCCTGCGGCGCCGCCATCATCGCGCGCTCCGAGGGCGAAACGGAGGTGGATACGGTGGTGGCGCAGGGTTGA
- a CDS encoding tetratricopeptide repeat protein, which yields MMTSFKRDEALRLLEEGNQRHQHGDIEGAKEKYKASIDVHPTADAHTFLGWMYGIQGRLRLAIRHCRIAIDLDPDFGNPYNDIGVYLMQQNRLDEAEPWLRRAMQAERYEPRQFPHLNMGRIHLARKEYGKALEEFRRALRLAPEDRTAAAAFRDLVGKLN from the coding sequence ATGATGACGTCGTTCAAGCGCGATGAGGCTCTGCGCCTGCTGGAGGAAGGGAATCAACGGCATCAGCACGGGGACATCGAAGGCGCCAAGGAGAAGTACAAGGCGTCCATCGATGTGCATCCCACCGCCGACGCCCACACCTTCCTGGGTTGGATGTACGGGATTCAGGGGCGTCTCCGGCTGGCCATCCGGCATTGCAGGATCGCCATCGACCTGGACCCCGATTTCGGCAACCCCTACAACGACATCGGGGTCTACCTGATGCAGCAGAACCGTCTCGACGAGGCGGAGCCGTGGCTGCGCCGGGCCATGCAGGCCGAGCGCTACGAGCCGCGCCAGTTCCCGCATCTCAACATGGGGCGGATCCACCTGGCCCGGAAGGAATACGGAAAGGCGCTGGAGGAGTTCCGGCGGGCGCTTCGACTCGCGCCTGAAGACCGGACCGCCGCGGCCGCTTTCCGGGATCTGGTGGGGAAGTTGAATTGA
- a CDS encoding Gfo/Idh/MocA family oxidoreductase, producing the protein MKRHQVSRRRALGGLAALATVPINTSRIRAGSEEPISAGVLTEGTGGGHIRQLLQGLASAPGVARVAVSDPTGKRFDQAKDLLGDRLQGLYHSHQKMLRKVRPKLVVVILAGHRSPPAIRMALEAGSHVITEKPGCARLEDFEPLAPLAQSQKRELMLAMHTRMSHAIQKARELIRKGYLGKPYSATMDWIADQTRLTRPEFHGLWVASKAKAGGGKLIYHGIHYLDVLQYLTGDRIDRISAFCENVGGQPIDVEDAAVVTFRMRGGWVGTLNAGYYLDRSKQNQIRFWGSKGWMHLELTSGEPLKWYSTHPDAPRGVQLFHYQDNSNHRYGSLVHAAVDFARGQAPPPMTAEESLHLMRVIFAGYRSAETGRTQDLG; encoded by the coding sequence ATGAAACGCCATCAGGTTTCCCGGCGGCGAGCTCTCGGCGGACTGGCGGCGCTGGCCACTGTTCCCATAAACACCAGCCGGATCCGGGCCGGATCGGAAGAGCCCATTTCGGCGGGCGTACTGACCGAGGGGACCGGCGGCGGCCATATCCGCCAATTACTCCAGGGGTTGGCGAGCGCCCCGGGGGTGGCTCGGGTCGCGGTCTCCGACCCCACCGGGAAGAGGTTCGACCAGGCCAAGGACCTCCTTGGGGATCGTCTGCAAGGTCTCTACCACAGCCATCAGAAGATGCTCCGGAAGGTCCGTCCCAAGCTGGTGGTCGTGATCTTGGCAGGCCATCGCTCCCCTCCCGCCATCCGAATGGCGCTGGAGGCCGGCAGCCACGTCATCACCGAGAAGCCGGGCTGCGCCCGGTTGGAAGACTTCGAGCCGCTGGCGCCGTTGGCCCAGTCGCAAAAAAGGGAACTGATGCTGGCCATGCATACGAGGATGAGTCACGCCATACAGAAAGCCCGGGAGCTCATCCGCAAGGGCTACCTGGGAAAGCCCTACTCGGCCACCATGGACTGGATCGCGGACCAGACCCGGCTGACCCGCCCCGAATTCCACGGCTTGTGGGTGGCTTCCAAGGCCAAGGCGGGGGGCGGGAAGCTCATCTACCACGGCATCCACTACCTGGACGTTCTGCAATACCTCACCGGCGACAGAATCGACCGGATCTCGGCCTTCTGCGAAAACGTGGGCGGACAGCCCATCGACGTGGAGGACGCCGCCGTCGTCACGTTCCGCATGCGCGGCGGTTGGGTGGGGACGCTCAATGCCGGCTACTACCTGGACCGCTCCAAGCAGAATCAGATCCGTTTCTGGGGCTCCAAGGGCTGGATGCACCTGGAACTGACCTCGGGCGAGCCCTTGAAGTGGTACTCGACCCACCCGGATGCTCCCCGGGGAGTCCAACTCTTCCACTATCAGGACAACTCCAACCACCGGTACGGAAGCCTGGTCCACGCCGCCGTGGACTTCGCGCGCGGCCAAGCCCCGCCCCCCATGACCGCCGAAGAGAGCCTGCATCTGATGCGAGTGATCTTCGCGGGCTACCGGTCCGCCGAAACCGGCCGAACCCAGGATCTGGGCTGA
- a CDS encoding Gfo/Idh/MocA family oxidoreductase, whose amino-acid sequence MKHQQISRRQALGGLAALAAVPANATRVRAGSEEPISAGVLTEATGGHLRSYFQGFASARGVGRVAVSDPTGKKFDQARAILGDRLAGLYRSHREMLQEARPELVVVTLEGHHSPPAIRMALQAGSHVITEKPGCARLEDFEPLVPVAQSRKRELMLAMSTRVSEAIKKARELIGKGYLGKPYSATMDWIADQTRLTRPEYHGLWVASKAKAGGGKLIYHGIHYLDVLQYLTGDRIDRISALCENVGGQPIDVEDAAVVTFRMRGGLVGTLNAGYYLDRFYQNQIRLWGSKGWMHLDLPSGEPLKWYSTHPDAPRGVQLFYYQDDPDLYGTLIQAAVDFTRGLSPPPMTADECLHLMRVIFAGYRSAETGRTQDLGVSMLQGVGSHR is encoded by the coding sequence ATGAAACACCAACAGATTTCCCGACGACAAGCTCTGGGCGGACTGGCGGCGCTGGCCGCCGTTCCCGCAAACGCCACCCGGGTCCGGGCCGGATCGGAAGAGCCCATCTCGGCGGGCGTGCTGACCGAGGCGACCGGCGGTCATCTCCGCAGCTATTTTCAGGGATTCGCGAGCGCCCGCGGCGTGGGCCGCGTCGCAGTCTCCGACCCCACCGGGAAGAAGTTCGACCAGGCCAGGGCGATCCTGGGCGATCGTCTGGCAGGGCTCTACCGGAGCCATCGGGAGATGCTTCAGGAGGCTCGGCCCGAGCTGGTGGTCGTGACCCTGGAGGGCCATCATTCCCCTCCCGCCATCCGAATGGCGCTGCAGGCCGGCAGCCACGTCATCACCGAGAAACCAGGTTGCGCGCGACTGGAGGACTTTGAGCCGCTTGTTCCGGTGGCCCAGTCCCGGAAACGGGAGTTGATGCTGGCCATGTCGACCCGGGTGAGCGAGGCGATCAAGAAAGCCCGGGAGCTCATCGGAAAGGGCTACCTGGGAAAACCCTACTCCGCCACCATGGACTGGATCGCCGACCAGACCCGGCTGACCCGCCCCGAGTACCACGGCCTGTGGGTGGCCTCCAAGGCCAAGGCCGGAGGCGGGAAGCTCATCTACCACGGCATCCACTACCTGGACGTTCTGCAATATCTCACCGGCGACAGAATCGATCGGATCTCGGCCCTCTGCGAAAACGTGGGCGGACAGCCCATCGACGTGGAGGACGCCGCCGTCGTGACGTTTCGCATGCGCGGCGGGTTGGTGGGCACGCTCAACGCCGGCTACTACCTGGACCGCTTCTACCAGAACCAGATCCGGCTCTGGGGCTCCAAGGGCTGGATGCACCTGGACCTGCCCTCGGGGGAGCCTCTGAAGTGGTACTCGACCCACCCGGACGCTCCCCGGGGAGTCCAGCTCTTCTACTACCAGGACGATCCCGATTTGTACGGCACCCTGATCCAGGCCGCCGTGGATTTCACGCGGGGCCTGTCACCGCCCCCCATGACCGCCGACGAGTGCCTTCACCTGATGCGGGTGATCTTCGCCGGCTACCGGTCCGCCGAAACCGGCCGCACCCAGGATCTCGGAGTATCCATGTTGCAAGGGGTGGGTTCTCATCGGTGA
- a CDS encoding transposase encodes MKQHTVGIDISKAHLDAHRLADGRSARFDNDPAGFRALIDWIGTPVECVAYEATGPYHRNLEEALWKAKLPLSRVNPWQARCFAQATGSRAKTDTVDARMLAQMGASLDPRRTPAPSKTQRRLQELQGCRDALMRQRTAALNRRAHLREPVLKRQNQTQINLFERQAKAIDRKMQQLIAADPERARKLEILTSIPGIAATTAAGLLAEMPELGTLSGKAVASLAGLAAVARESGAWQGRAFIRGGRARARRLLYMPAVAALRWNRDLAEVYGRLTGRGKPGKVALVAVMRKLIVLANTLVSQDRTWLPEAPRVVG; translated from the coding sequence ATGAAACAGCATACCGTAGGCATCGACATCTCGAAAGCGCACCTGGACGCCCACCGGCTGGCCGACGGCCGATCCGCCCGGTTCGACAATGACCCGGCTGGCTTCCGGGCGCTGATCGATTGGATCGGAACTCCGGTCGAGTGCGTCGCCTACGAGGCCACCGGCCCCTATCACCGGAACCTCGAGGAAGCGCTGTGGAAAGCGAAGTTGCCGCTGTCGAGAGTGAACCCCTGGCAGGCCCGGTGTTTTGCTCAGGCGACCGGGAGCCGCGCGAAGACCGACACCGTAGACGCCCGGATGCTGGCCCAGATGGGGGCCAGCCTGGATCCGCGCCGGACCCCGGCGCCGTCCAAGACGCAACGCCGGCTCCAGGAACTGCAGGGGTGCCGGGACGCGCTGATGCGCCAGCGCACGGCGGCGCTCAACCGCCGCGCCCATCTGCGCGAACCGGTGCTGAAGCGGCAGAACCAGACCCAGATCAACCTGTTCGAGCGCCAGGCGAAGGCCATTGACCGAAAAATGCAGCAACTGATCGCGGCCGATCCGGAGCGGGCGCGCAAGTTGGAGATCCTGACCTCCATTCCCGGGATCGCGGCCACCACCGCCGCGGGTCTACTGGCCGAGATGCCGGAGCTGGGCACCCTGAGCGGTAAGGCGGTCGCCAGTCTGGCCGGGTTGGCCGCCGTTGCTCGCGAGTCGGGGGCTTGGCAGGGACGGGCCTTCATCCGGGGCGGACGGGCGCGGGCGCGACGGCTGCTGTACATGCCGGCGGTGGCCGCCCTTCGCTGGAACCGCGACCTGGCCGAGGTCTATGGGAGACTGACCGGGCGTGGCAAGCCCGGCAAGGTGGCCCTGGTCGCCGTCATGCGCAAGCTCATCGTCCTGGCCAACACCCTAGTGAGTCAGGATCGCACCTGGTTGCCCGAAGCGCCCCGTGTGGTCGGCTGA
- a CDS encoding HEPN domain-containing protein: MTQRWRDWLAQSEHDFEQAVASQRDGRHDWACFAAHQAGEKAVKALHLAQDQEAWGHVISRLLSQLSPAPPADLIDQARILDNYYVPARYPNGHVEGPAFEHYGSLQSSQAVSHARNLLDFVHKTLAGG, encoded by the coding sequence ATGACTCAACGATGGAGAGACTGGCTCGCACAGTCGGAACACGATTTTGAGCAGGCCGTTGCCTCGCAACGGGACGGTCGACACGACTGGGCGTGCTTTGCGGCACACCAAGCGGGTGAGAAAGCGGTCAAGGCGCTCCACTTGGCCCAGGACCAGGAAGCCTGGGGTCACGTCATCTCGAGACTGTTGAGCCAACTTTCTCCTGCGCCGCCCGCCGACTTGATCGACCAGGCACGGATCCTGGACAACTACTACGTCCCGGCCCGGTATCCGAACGGACACGTGGAAGGCCCGGCCTTCGAACACTACGGATCACTCCAAAGCTCACAAGCAGTTTCCCATGCCCGTAACCTCCTCGACTTCGTCCATAAAACGCTGGCCGGCGGCTGA
- a CDS encoding nucleotidyltransferase domain-containing protein yields the protein MPVTSSTSSIKRWPAADTVLRSVEAWANAQTEVRPGLAALGYFGSYARNEAGFGSDIDLIAIVEHSEASYLERASDWPYERLPVPADLLVYTVEEWTLLIHRGDRFARVLTNEVVWVVGGPPESEPAMQR from the coding sequence ATGCCCGTAACCTCCTCGACTTCGTCCATAAAACGCTGGCCGGCGGCTGATACCGTTCTGCGTTCAGTAGAGGCATGGGCCAACGCCCAGACCGAAGTCCGGCCTGGTCTTGCCGCCCTTGGCTACTTCGGGTCCTACGCACGGAACGAGGCAGGGTTCGGAAGCGACATCGATCTCATCGCAATCGTGGAGCACAGCGAGGCTTCATATCTGGAACGGGCAAGCGACTGGCCCTACGAACGTTTGCCGGTCCCCGCCGACCTTCTGGTCTATACCGTCGAGGAATGGACCCTGCTAATTCACCGTGGAGACCGATTCGCCAGGGTGCTGACGAACGAGGTCGTTTGGGTAGTTGGTGGTCCCCCTGAATCCGAACCGGCGATGCAACGATAA